A stretch of Desulfobacter hydrogenophilus DNA encodes these proteins:
- a CDS encoding NupC/NupG family nucleoside CNT transporter, protein MFQSILGLFVFLGIAVLLSENKKELSARLIISAISLQLVLGVVTLKLVWIRQGFFYLNGLVTALSKATGQGTAMVFGYIGGGALPFQESYPGASFILAFQSLPLILVMSALSALLFYWKIIPAVVRSFSVILNKTLGTGGAEGIGVSANIFVGMVEAPLLVKPYLSTMTRSELFTLMTCGMATIAGTVMVLYATILKPVIPDILGHILTASIISAPAAILISKTMIPETKDVTEGNLSTPTVYKSAMDAVTKGTVSGIDLLINIVAMIIVLVALVSLVNMTLGLMPLLKGQPFTLQRILGWIMAPATWLMGIPWSEAPTTGALMGTKTILNEFIAYLDLTRIPAGEISERSRVIISYAMCGFANPGSLGIMIGGMGSMVPERRDEIVSLGFRSIVSGTLATCMTGAVAGIFS, encoded by the coding sequence ATGTTTCAAAGTATTCTGGGACTGTTTGTTTTTTTAGGTATTGCTGTTCTCTTAAGCGAAAATAAAAAAGAGCTCTCTGCCAGGCTGATCATTTCAGCGATATCCTTGCAACTTGTTCTTGGCGTGGTGACGCTGAAATTGGTATGGATACGCCAGGGCTTTTTTTATTTAAACGGGTTGGTGACCGCGCTTTCAAAGGCAACCGGACAGGGCACGGCCATGGTGTTCGGATACATTGGCGGCGGAGCACTTCCTTTCCAGGAATCCTATCCCGGGGCTTCGTTTATCCTTGCGTTTCAATCGTTGCCTTTAATTTTGGTGATGAGCGCATTGTCTGCGTTGCTGTTTTATTGGAAAATTATTCCTGCAGTGGTGCGTTCTTTCAGTGTAATTCTCAATAAAACACTGGGTACCGGCGGGGCCGAAGGCATAGGGGTTTCAGCCAATATTTTTGTGGGCATGGTGGAGGCCCCTTTGCTTGTCAAGCCGTATTTATCCACCATGACCCGCAGTGAGTTATTCACCTTAATGACTTGCGGTATGGCCACTATTGCAGGCACTGTCATGGTGCTGTATGCCACGATTCTTAAGCCTGTGATACCCGATATTCTAGGTCATATTCTTACCGCATCCATTATCAGTGCACCGGCAGCGATTTTGATTTCAAAGACAATGATCCCTGAAACCAAAGATGTTACAGAAGGTAATCTGTCCACGCCAACCGTTTATAAAAGTGCGATGGATGCCGTTACTAAAGGTACGGTGTCCGGCATTGATCTTCTGATTAATATTGTGGCCATGATTATCGTTCTTGTAGCCCTGGTGAGCCTGGTCAATATGACACTTGGACTAATGCCGTTGTTAAAAGGACAGCCGTTCACGTTGCAGCGGATTTTAGGCTGGATCATGGCTCCTGCAACATGGTTGATGGGCATTCCCTGGTCCGAAGCCCCTACCACCGGCGCTTTGATGGGAACCAAAACAATTCTTAACGAATTTATCGCATATCTTGATTTGACCCGTATTCCGGCAGGCGAAATAAGTGAACGCAGCCGCGTCATTATTTCATATGCCATGTGCGGTTTTGCAAATCCGGGCAGCTTGGGTATTATGATCGGCGGCATGGGCAGTATGGTGCCGGAAAGAAGGGATGAAATAGTCTCGTTAGGATTTCGTTCCATTGTTTCGGGCACCTTAGCTACATGTATGACCGGAGCTGTTGCCGGGATATTTTCATAG
- a CDS encoding TIGR04211 family SH3 domain-containing protein, whose amino-acid sequence MRAKHLILTCFFFFAITTCLYAKDIYVSGVTQITMRTGPGISHKIVAMLTSGAKLQIREYGKDWSMVRNSAGKTGWVLTRFLTEDVPKALLVDRYKKENERLASKLSAAEETAKTLNTENKALTEIAQKYKQLKDASASYLKLETKHKALLEQSREQEIRIQSLERSIKSEVKLGLLSGAGVFIVGLIFGMSTRKKKRGSLLS is encoded by the coding sequence ATGAGAGCAAAGCATCTGATTCTTACCTGTTTTTTCTTTTTTGCTATAACAACCTGCCTTTACGCAAAGGATATTTATGTATCCGGGGTGACCCAGATCACCATGCGCACGGGGCCGGGTATCAGCCATAAAATTGTGGCTATGCTCACGTCAGGGGCCAAACTGCAGATTCGGGAATACGGCAAAGACTGGTCCATGGTGAGAAATTCCGCCGGGAAAACCGGGTGGGTGCTGACCCGTTTTCTTACTGAAGACGTACCTAAAGCCCTTTTGGTTGATCGGTATAAAAAGGAAAACGAACGCCTGGCATCAAAGCTTTCTGCCGCAGAAGAAACGGCAAAAACCCTAAATACTGAGAACAAAGCGCTCACGGAAATTGCGCAGAAGTATAAGCAACTCAAAGATGCTTCCGCAAGTTACCTGAAACTTGAGACCAAACATAAAGCACTGCTGGAGCAGTCCCGGGAACAGGAAATACGTATTCAAAGCCTCGAACGAAGCATCAAAAGTGAAGTGAAACTTGGGTTGCTTTCCGGGGCCGGTGTTTTTATTGTGGGACTGATTTTCGGCATGAGTACCCGAAAGAAAAAAAGAGGTTCCCTGTTATCCTGA
- a CDS encoding ABC transporter permease, with the protein MKIIDKPEILYGELSTPRNIRTRGLLRISPGMLWIMLFLSIPALSLIVISFTTRGAYGEIEWAFTLENYKRLAGYSLFGWSPDYLKILLRSIIAGFITTLICIILSYPLAFFISTRDKATRYLWLMALIIPFWTNLVIRTYAWQIVLAPSLPIAKIATLLHLVPPGSPLYPSSFAVYLGMISAFLPFVALPLYSSVEKLDWSLVEAANDLYCGKWRVFRQAILPQTLPGLSVGAILTFVPAMGMFLIPDLLGGAKYMLVGNLIQQQFGKSRDWPFGAAVSLALMSLTLIALVILNRKGEKMEMI; encoded by the coding sequence GTGAAAATTATAGATAAACCAGAAATACTTTACGGGGAACTGTCAACACCCAGAAATATCAGAACCCGGGGCCTTTTGCGCATTTCTCCGGGCATGCTGTGGATCATGCTCTTTTTGTCCATACCCGCATTGTCATTGATTGTGATCAGCTTTACCACCCGGGGCGCCTACGGAGAGATCGAATGGGCCTTTACCCTGGAAAATTACAAACGGCTGGCAGGATACAGCCTGTTCGGCTGGAGTCCGGATTACTTAAAAATTCTGCTGCGTTCAATTATTGCCGGATTCATCACCACATTGATCTGCATCATTTTGTCCTACCCTTTAGCCTTTTTCATCTCAACCCGGGACAAGGCGACCCGGTACCTGTGGCTCATGGCCCTGATCATCCCCTTCTGGACCAACCTGGTGATCCGGACCTATGCCTGGCAGATTGTTCTGGCACCGAGCCTTCCCATTGCAAAAATTGCGACCCTGCTGCACCTTGTACCGCCGGGAAGCCCTTTGTACCCCAGCTCCTTTGCGGTTTATCTCGGCATGATCAGCGCATTTCTGCCTTTTGTGGCCCTGCCCCTGTATTCCAGTGTGGAAAAACTGGACTGGAGCCTGGTTGAAGCAGCCAATGATCTGTACTGCGGCAAGTGGCGGGTGTTCCGCCAGGCCATTTTACCCCAGACTCTGCCCGGGCTTTCCGTGGGGGCCATTTTGACCTTTGTACCGGCCATGGGCATGTTCCTGATCCCGGATCTTTTAGGCGGTGCCAAATATATGCTGGTGGGCAACCTGATCCAGCAGCAGTTCGGCAAAAGTCGTGACTGGCCCTTTGGGGCGGCTGTCAGTCTCGCGCTCATGTCCTTAACCCTTATTGCCCTGGTCATTTTGAACCGCAAAGGCGAAAAAATGGAGATGATATAA
- a CDS encoding TetR/AcrR family transcriptional regulator codes for MANRKNRSAETRKPEILEGYYQVLIEKGFEGSSIGKIAQHLNIHSTLILHYFKNKDNLQRELIELLISKYKAEHMLNFNSIEDRTRRFDALMDLIFSFKWNRTVDPGVHFGFYYKSFRDEGIRKDLNDMFRWFRDYLNDAFIVFNKDGIINVTDEHKAADYVLTLMEGLEFHAHFLNEGKPFEDFADTAKTATIAMLKNGTF; via the coding sequence ATGGCAAATAGAAAAAACAGAAGTGCAGAAACGCGGAAACCTGAAATTCTCGAAGGGTATTATCAAGTTCTAATTGAAAAAGGGTTCGAAGGCAGTTCCATCGGAAAGATTGCCCAGCATCTGAATATCCATTCCACCCTGATCCTTCACTACTTTAAAAACAAGGACAACCTGCAGCGCGAACTCATAGAACTTCTGATCTCCAAGTATAAAGCTGAACACATGCTGAACTTCAATTCGATAGAGGACCGTACCCGACGATTTGATGCACTGATGGATCTAATATTCAGCTTTAAATGGAACCGGACCGTAGATCCGGGTGTTCATTTTGGTTTTTATTATAAAAGTTTCAGAGATGAGGGTATCCGCAAGGACCTCAATGACATGTTCCGTTGGTTTCGTGATTATTTGAATGACGCGTTCATCGTTTTTAACAAAGACGGCATCATCAATGTCACGGACGAACACAAGGCTGCCGACTATGTCCTCACCCTGATGGAAGGCCTGGAGTTTCATGCTCATTTTTTAAATGAGGGCAAGCCCTTTGAAGATTTTGCAGATACGGCCAAAACAGCAACTATAGCGATGTTGAAAAACGGCACATTTTAA
- the nadB gene encoding L-aspartate oxidase, which yields MIETDFLVIGSGVAGLSYALKVAQFGRVTIITKKKIYKTNTALAQGGVACVISKTDTFEEHVADTLASGDGLCAEDVVRMVVEKGPERIRELVDLGARFNLEGKGKYDFSLGREGGHSQNRIVHARDLTGREIEDVLVSNVENHKNITILENHVAVNLITYSTSMRSGLVRTQHENICCGAYVLDNDTGKVQTVASKVTLLATGGGSKVYLYTSNPDIATGDGIAMAYRAGATVANMEFVQFHPTCLFHPEAKNFLISEAVRGEGAYLIDEKGDRFMGKYSPDLELACRDVVARAIDNELKKTGADSVFLDITHKDADFIRKRFPNIYAKCLEYGIDITKEPIPVVPAAHYMCGGVATDLNGRSDIQCLYAVGETACTGLHGANRLASNSLLEALVYAHNAAQSSLKEFEQVAKKPTVELAPWDETDTLDGDEAIMVTHNWDEIRRMMWNYVGIVRSDKRLHRALRRIEMIQHEIEEYYWDFKITADLIELRNLATVAELIIKSALMRKESRGLHYNLWYPEKDDANCLTSTLIRKTF from the coding sequence ATGATTGAAACCGATTTTCTGGTCATTGGCAGCGGTGTTGCCGGTTTAAGCTATGCCTTGAAGGTTGCACAGTTTGGCCGGGTGACGATTATCACCAAGAAAAAAATTTACAAAACCAATACGGCACTTGCCCAGGGTGGTGTTGCCTGCGTCATCAGCAAGACAGACACCTTTGAAGAGCATGTGGCAGATACCCTGGCGTCAGGGGACGGACTTTGTGCCGAAGATGTGGTGCGCATGGTGGTGGAAAAAGGCCCGGAAAGGATTCGGGAACTAGTGGATTTAGGAGCCCGTTTCAATCTGGAGGGAAAGGGAAAATATGACTTTTCTTTGGGGCGGGAGGGCGGACATTCCCAAAACAGAATCGTCCATGCCCGGGATCTGACCGGCAGGGAAATTGAAGATGTCCTGGTATCAAATGTTGAAAATCATAAAAATATAACCATCCTGGAAAACCATGTTGCCGTTAACCTGATTACCTATTCTACAAGTATGCGCAGCGGTCTTGTCAGAACCCAGCATGAAAACATCTGCTGCGGTGCCTATGTCCTAGATAATGACACGGGCAAGGTTCAAACCGTTGCGTCGAAAGTGACTCTGCTTGCCACAGGTGGCGGTTCAAAGGTTTATCTGTATACCTCAAATCCTGACATTGCCACAGGGGACGGTATTGCCATGGCATACCGGGCCGGGGCCACCGTGGCAAATATGGAGTTTGTTCAGTTCCATCCCACCTGTCTGTTCCACCCCGAAGCCAAGAATTTTTTGATCTCCGAGGCAGTTAGAGGGGAAGGCGCTTATCTGATTGATGAAAAGGGTGACCGGTTTATGGGAAAATATTCACCGGACCTTGAACTTGCCTGCCGGGACGTTGTGGCCCGGGCCATTGACAATGAATTGAAAAAGACCGGTGCGGATTCCGTGTTTTTGGATATCACCCACAAGGATGCGGATTTTATCCGGAAACGGTTCCCTAATATTTATGCCAAATGCTTGGAGTATGGCATTGATATCACCAAAGAACCCATTCCGGTGGTACCGGCAGCCCATTATATGTGTGGGGGCGTGGCCACGGATCTTAACGGGCGCTCCGACATCCAGTGTCTTTATGCCGTGGGTGAAACCGCATGCACCGGCCTTCACGGGGCCAACCGACTGGCTTCCAATTCGCTCCTTGAAGCCCTGGTCTATGCCCATAATGCCGCACAGTCCTCATTGAAAGAGTTTGAACAAGTTGCCAAAAAGCCTACTGTTGAGCTGGCCCCCTGGGATGAGACCGACACCCTGGACGGGGATGAAGCCATTATGGTGACCCACAACTGGGATGAGATTCGGCGTATGATGTGGAATTATGTGGGCATTGTCCGCTCGGACAAGCGCCTTCATCGTGCCCTGCGCCGTATTGAAATGATCCAGCATGAGATTGAAGAGTACTATTGGGATTTTAAAATTACGGCAGATCTCATTGAGCTGCGTAACCTTGCCACTGTGGCGGAACTGATCATTAAGTCTGCATTAATGCGCAAGGAGAGCCGCGGGCTGCACTACAATTTGTGGTATCCGGAAAAGGATGATGCCAATTGCCTAACGTCGACCCTGATCCGGAAAACTTTTTAA
- a CDS encoding ABC transporter ATP-binding protein, whose product MEYCLEAFALHKNYGEVKALNNVDLRINQGELFTLLGPSGCGKTTLLRIIAGLETASDANLFLNGNPILDIPANKRPVNTVFQSYALFPHLKNYDNIAFGLRSQKIPETQIAPRVTKMLEMLELEKFADRYPDQLSGGQRQRVSMARALICEPEILLLDEPMSALDAKLRVQLQEQLRRLQLKLKKTFILVTHDQEEALTVSDRIAVMKDGHILQCGTPSQIYNHPNCRFVAEFIGTANIFDVERQGNVFQSDFGDFVPNTMPEWEQGSLVIRPEGIRLRAEKPAQNGIRSRVIEKYYRGTYQNITLETGKMRMRTAPHRKIEIGDEIWVELLQEALVTIDD is encoded by the coding sequence ATGGAATATTGTCTGGAAGCGTTTGCTTTACACAAAAATTACGGCGAGGTGAAAGCCCTTAACAATGTAGATCTGCGCATCAACCAGGGAGAACTTTTTACCCTTCTTGGTCCGTCGGGCTGCGGCAAAACCACCCTTTTAAGGATTATTGCAGGTCTTGAGACCGCATCCGACGCCAATCTGTTTTTAAACGGGAACCCCATTCTTGATATCCCGGCCAACAAACGCCCGGTGAATACTGTCTTTCAAAGCTATGCGCTCTTCCCGCACCTGAAGAACTACGACAATATTGCCTTTGGCCTGCGCTCACAAAAAATTCCGGAAACACAAATTGCCCCCAGGGTGACAAAAATGCTGGAGATGCTGGAGCTTGAAAAATTTGCAGACCGTTATCCGGATCAGCTCTCCGGCGGACAGCGCCAGCGGGTTTCCATGGCCAGGGCATTAATCTGTGAGCCGGAAATTCTGTTGCTGGATGAACCCATGTCCGCCCTGGACGCTAAATTAAGGGTCCAGCTCCAGGAACAGCTTCGCCGGCTGCAGCTGAAGCTTAAGAAAACTTTCATCCTGGTCACCCATGACCAGGAAGAAGCGTTAACCGTGTCCGATCGTATTGCCGTCATGAAAGACGGACATATCCTACAGTGCGGCACGCCTTCACAAATTTACAACCATCCCAACTGCCGGTTTGTTGCCGAATTCATCGGCACGGCAAATATTTTTGATGTTGAACGCCAGGGCAATGTCTTCCAATCAGATTTTGGTGATTTTGTGCCAAACACCATGCCTGAATGGGAACAGGGCTCCCTGGTCATCCGGCCCGAAGGTATCAGGTTGCGCGCGGAAAAACCGGCCCAGAACGGCATCCGCTCCCGTGTCATTGAAAAATACTACCGGGGCACCTATCAGAATATCACCCTTGAAACCGGCAAAATGCGCATGAGAACCGCCCCCCACCGCAAAATCGAAATCGGAGATGAGATCTGGGTGGAGCTGCTGCAGGAAGCCTTAGTGACCATTGATGATTGA
- a CDS encoding polyamine ABC transporter substrate-binding protein: protein MKKLTLILLLVCAVFLQFPAASFAADELRVLIWSEYMPEDYMDTFTKETGIKSRVEFYESTEELVAKLQAGGVKQYDVVVPSDYIINTMIKLNLLQKLDHAKLPNLANLEESFKNTAYDPGNVYTAPYQWGTVGMLYNKEVLGADYVASTALFFDPAERKGSVVMIDSIREMLGIALKYMGKSVNTLDKDELKALAKMMIETKSSKYFAGFDVGTGGRSKVVAGTAIAALVYNGDALRAVADAPEKFVFANPKEGGVIWADNMAIPAGAPHVDYAHTFINWVLDAKNGATLSNWTQYATPNQAAKEFITPADMTNPAIYPSEETMKTLEFINDLGKNNRYYDELWTMIKTR from the coding sequence ATGAAAAAATTAACCTTAATCCTATTGCTGGTGTGTGCCGTGTTCCTGCAGTTCCCGGCGGCCTCTTTTGCTGCGGACGAGCTTCGTGTGCTGATCTGGAGTGAATATATGCCCGAAGACTATATGGACACCTTTACCAAAGAGACCGGCATCAAAAGCCGGGTGGAATTCTACGAGTCCACCGAAGAGCTTGTGGCCAAACTCCAGGCCGGTGGCGTAAAGCAGTATGACGTGGTTGTTCCATCTGACTACATCATCAACACCATGATCAAACTGAACCTGCTCCAAAAGCTGGACCATGCCAAATTGCCCAACCTGGCGAACCTGGAAGAATCATTCAAAAACACAGCCTATGATCCGGGCAATGTCTACACCGCGCCCTATCAGTGGGGCACCGTAGGCATGCTTTATAATAAAGAGGTGCTGGGCGCAGATTATGTGGCCTCCACCGCTCTGTTTTTTGATCCGGCGGAACGCAAGGGTTCTGTGGTCATGATTGACTCCATCCGGGAAATGCTGGGCATTGCCCTCAAATATATGGGTAAAAGCGTAAACACCCTGGATAAAGACGAACTTAAAGCCCTTGCCAAGATGATGATCGAAACCAAATCCAGCAAGTATTTTGCCGGCTTTGACGTGGGAACCGGTGGTCGTTCCAAGGTGGTTGCCGGCACTGCCATTGCCGCTTTGGTTTATAATGGTGATGCCCTGCGTGCTGTGGCTGATGCCCCGGAAAAATTTGTCTTTGCCAACCCCAAAGAAGGCGGCGTAATCTGGGCGGACAACATGGCCATCCCTGCCGGCGCCCCCCATGTGGACTATGCCCACACATTCATCAACTGGGTGCTGGATGCCAAAAACGGTGCCACGCTGTCCAACTGGACTCAGTATGCCACGCCGAACCAGGCTGCCAAGGAATTTATCACACCTGCGGATATGACCAATCCGGCTATTTATCCCAGTGAAGAGACCATGAAAACCCTTGAGTTCATCAATGATCTTGGGAAGAATAACCGGTATTATGATGAGCTATGGACAATGATCAAAACCAGATAA
- a CDS encoding response regulator encodes MCRSFLVVDDSKSMRSAIKRTILRAGFDDLKIFEAKDGKEALCLIESTPIDLIITDYNMPEMDGFEFITILKGKRDYKDIPVLLMTGEINEDKLEKFKNIGVNVHIKKDIKPEEIKPILSFTLNKFE; translated from the coding sequence ATGTGCCGCTCATTTTTAGTTGTCGATGATTCAAAATCGATGCGATCCGCTATAAAACGAACAATTCTTAGAGCGGGGTTCGATGATTTAAAAATCTTTGAGGCCAAAGACGGTAAAGAAGCACTGTGTTTGATCGAAAGTACTCCCATCGATTTGATTATCACAGACTATAATATGCCTGAAATGGATGGCTTTGAGTTCATAACGATTTTGAAAGGCAAGAGAGACTACAAAGATATACCTGTGTTACTAATGACAGGTGAAATTAATGAGGACAAACTGGAGAAATTTAAAAATATAGGAGTAAACGTTCATATTAAAAAAGATATCAAGCCGGAAGAAATTAAACCAATACTGTCGTTTACGTTGAACAAATTTGAGTAA
- a CDS encoding ABC transporter permease, producing the protein MFKLGLRYKVFAVATYAFLYTPLLAVMVYSFNKSRFGIHWGGFSLDWYAKLLHDKLVIEACINTAILAVVSTLIATILGTALAMGLSRYPWSKKVMTFFDINLYLPVITPEIVFAGALVIAFTCLRSISSIFEPGLITMIIGHVTFQVAFVALVVRSRLSAFNNEIEEASRDLYASNWYTFRHVLLPLMMPGIVSGAMLALTLSLDDFIISFFTAGPTSVTLPLYIYGEVHRGITPKIHALSTVGIFATITLVILSERISSKK; encoded by the coding sequence ATGTTCAAGCTGGGTCTGCGTTACAAAGTTTTTGCCGTGGCAACCTATGCGTTTCTTTACACACCGTTGCTGGCCGTCATGGTTTACTCATTCAACAAATCACGTTTCGGCATCCATTGGGGTGGGTTCAGCCTGGACTGGTATGCAAAACTGCTCCATGATAAACTGGTCATCGAAGCCTGCATCAATACGGCCATTTTGGCAGTGGTCTCCACCCTCATTGCCACAATCCTCGGCACGGCCCTTGCCATGGGTCTTTCCCGCTATCCCTGGTCAAAAAAAGTGATGACCTTTTTTGACATCAACCTGTACCTGCCGGTCATCACCCCGGAGATTGTTTTTGCAGGGGCCCTTGTCATTGCATTTACCTGTCTGCGTTCCATCTCTTCCATATTTGAACCCGGGCTTATAACCATGATCATCGGGCACGTCACCTTCCAGGTGGCCTTTGTGGCTCTGGTGGTCAGAAGCCGGCTTTCCGCCTTTAACAATGAAATTGAAGAAGCCTCAAGGGATCTGTATGCCTCCAACTGGTATACCTTTCGCCATGTGCTGCTGCCACTGATGATGCCGGGCATCGTGTCCGGGGCCATGCTGGCATTAACCCTGTCCCTTGACGATTTTATCATCAGCTTTTTTACGGCCGGCCCCACCTCGGTCACCCTGCCCCTTTATATATATGGTGAAGTACACCGGGGCATCACGCCCAAGATCCACGCCCTGTCAACTGTGGGGATTTTTGCAACCATCACGTTGGTAATTTTGTCAGAACGAATTTCCAGCAAAAAATAA
- a CDS encoding amidohydrolase, which translates to MKTLFTNIQGISLDEEKPYFSAMVVDGDTIETMGSSDELGAGYAEGSVRVMDLGGKTVLPGFIDTHQHLEWTGKVLGSADLTDCTNFADLFDNIRAQWDKVGKGEWVLAYRVNDQLLQEKRMPRAAELDVVCPDAPVAVIHTSLHFLTLNTMAIKALGVTGQMEGVDTENGRMTGVVRDPASLTIVMPQIDRMIPKASVVNGYDMAARMALKNGITSLHCLEGKDGDPECSAFFHKHHQNLPLHTVHWNQNRDVQSSLDLGLPRIGGCIFADGAIDCYTAALFEPYSNQPDNYGTLTFTQAQMDEFILEAHANGLQIAVHCEAEAAIEQVLHAMEKALAKFPRTDHRHRIEHLEVPTYTQIERMAKAGIIAAMQPAFFPYLMQDQNFFEQMLGPSRHKRLHPYRTILDAGVVICGGSDSPVTPYNPLAGIQAAVCHPFAPERVTLTEALKMFTTAAAYSVFEEHDRGRLKPGMKAEFIVLDRNPYQVAPQDICKINIKQVFAKGKFYNTANL; encoded by the coding sequence ATGAAAACACTTTTTACCAATATACAGGGTATCAGCCTAGATGAAGAGAAACCCTATTTCAGCGCTATGGTGGTGGATGGTGACACCATTGAGACCATGGGCAGCAGTGATGAACTTGGGGCCGGCTACGCTGAAGGGTCTGTGCGGGTCATGGATCTGGGCGGAAAAACGGTTCTGCCCGGCTTTATTGATACCCACCAACACCTTGAATGGACCGGCAAGGTCCTTGGCAGTGCGGATCTGACCGATTGTACAAATTTTGCAGATCTGTTTGACAACATCCGGGCCCAATGGGACAAAGTAGGTAAAGGAGAATGGGTTCTGGCCTACCGGGTAAACGACCAGCTGCTTCAGGAAAAACGGATGCCCAGGGCAGCCGAGCTGGACGTGGTCTGCCCGGATGCGCCGGTGGCTGTTATCCACACCTCCCTTCACTTTTTGACCCTGAACACCATGGCTATTAAAGCCCTTGGCGTGACAGGACAAATGGAAGGCGTGGATACGGAGAATGGCCGGATGACTGGCGTGGTTCGGGATCCGGCATCACTGACCATCGTAATGCCCCAAATTGACCGGATGATACCCAAAGCATCGGTTGTGAACGGTTATGACATGGCGGCCCGTATGGCATTAAAAAACGGCATCACGAGCCTGCACTGCCTTGAGGGAAAGGATGGAGATCCTGAATGTTCCGCTTTTTTTCACAAGCACCATCAAAATCTGCCGCTTCACACCGTACACTGGAATCAAAACCGGGATGTCCAGTCGAGTCTGGATTTAGGATTGCCGCGCATCGGCGGCTGTATTTTTGCCGATGGTGCCATTGACTGCTATACAGCGGCCCTTTTTGAGCCGTACAGCAACCAGCCGGACAATTACGGCACACTGACCTTTACCCAGGCACAGATGGATGAGTTTATCCTGGAGGCCCATGCAAACGGGCTGCAGATTGCCGTACACTGCGAGGCCGAAGCCGCCATTGAACAGGTGCTGCACGCCATGGAAAAGGCGCTTGCAAAGTTTCCGCGAACCGACCACCGCCACCGCATTGAGCATCTGGAGGTACCCACCTACACCCAGATTGAGCGCATGGCCAAAGCCGGTATCATTGCCGCCATGCAGCCGGCATTTTTCCCATATCTCATGCAGGACCAAAACTTTTTTGAACAGATGCTGGGGCCAAGCAGGCATAAGCGGCTGCACCCATACCGCACCATCCTGGATGCAGGGGTGGTCATCTGCGGCGGATCCGATTCACCGGTAACGCCCTATAACCCCCTGGCAGGAATCCAGGCTGCGGTGTGCCATCCCTTTGCTCCGGAACGGGTCACCTTGACCGAAGCACTTAAAATGTTTACAACGGCCGCAGCCTACAGCGTTTTTGAAGAGCATGACCGCGGACGGCTGAAACCCGGCATGAAGGCCGAATTCATCGTCCTTGACCGCAACCCCTACCAGGTTGCACCGCAAGATATCTGCAAAATCAACATTAAACAGGTTTTTGCCAAGGGTAAATTTTACAATACTGCCAATCTGTAA